A section of the Pseudomonas tritici genome encodes:
- a CDS encoding lysophospholipid acyltransferase family protein: MFEPVVATLITSMARTVTGARSLWLGCAPVPVQRIYFANHSSHGDFVLLWASLPQNLRKFTRPVAGSDYWNKSALRRYIINRVFNGVLIDRERKDPVDNPLQPMLNALEGGDSLIIFPEGTRNLEDGLLPFKSGLYHLAKSYPQAELVPVWIANLNRVMPKGRVLPLPLLCTTSFGAPLQLEEGEDKVAFLARTRDALLALAPEHS, translated from the coding sequence ATGTTCGAACCCGTGGTCGCCACGCTGATTACCTCCATGGCCCGCACCGTCACTGGCGCCCGCAGCCTGTGGCTCGGTTGCGCGCCGGTGCCGGTGCAACGCATCTATTTCGCCAACCACAGCAGCCACGGCGACTTTGTGCTGCTGTGGGCCTCGTTACCGCAAAACCTGCGCAAATTCACGCGCCCGGTAGCTGGCAGCGATTACTGGAATAAAAGCGCCTTGCGCCGCTACATCATCAACCGCGTGTTCAACGGCGTGCTGATCGACCGCGAACGCAAAGACCCTGTGGATAACCCATTGCAGCCCATGCTCAATGCCCTGGAAGGCGGCGACTCGCTGATCATCTTCCCCGAAGGCACGCGCAATCTTGAGGATGGACTGTTGCCGTTCAAAAGCGGCCTGTACCACCTGGCAAAAAGTTACCCACAGGCCGAACTGGTTCCTGTGTGGATCGCCAACCTGAACCGTGTAATGCCCAAAGGTCGCGTATTGCCGCTGCCATTGTTGTGCACCACCAGCTTCGGCGCGCCGCTGCAACTGGAAGAAGGTGAAGACAAAGTCGCCTTCCTCGCCCGTACTCGCGATGCTCTGCTCGCCCTTGCCCCGGAGCATTCCTGA
- a CDS encoding phosphatidate cytidylyltransferase, whose translation MDSQTLMLFGGIGAILVLASLIGLILKLRTRGSPNAVIDNLNARINAWWVMVVVIGVAFWLGTGAVILLFYAVSFYALREFLTLTPTRRSDYPALVAAFYLALPLQYLLIYSDWYGLFSIFIPVYVFLLLPILASLGGDSTHFLERASKVQWGLMIAVFCVSFVPALLTLDIPGYEGRNLLLIAYLVIVVQLSDVLQYVCGKLFGKHKIAPNLSPSKTVEGFVGGILLSSLIGAALWWTTPFNPWQSFLIALLINLLGFAGGIVMSAIKRDRGVKDWGHMIEGHGGMLDRLDSVCFAAPIFFHLVRYWWT comes from the coding sequence ATGGATAGCCAAACCCTGATGTTGTTCGGCGGCATCGGCGCGATCCTGGTGCTCGCCTCGCTGATCGGCCTGATCCTCAAACTGCGTACCCGTGGCAGCCCGAACGCGGTGATCGACAACCTCAACGCGCGCATCAACGCCTGGTGGGTGATGGTGGTGGTCATCGGTGTCGCCTTTTGGCTCGGCACCGGCGCGGTGATCCTGCTGTTCTACGCCGTGTCGTTCTACGCCCTGCGCGAATTCCTCACGCTCACGCCCACCCGCCGCAGCGACTACCCGGCACTGGTCGCCGCGTTCTACCTGGCGTTGCCCCTGCAATACCTGCTGATTTATTCTGACTGGTACGGGTTGTTCTCGATCTTCATCCCGGTGTATGTGTTCCTGCTGTTGCCGATCCTCGCCTCGCTGGGCGGCGACAGCACGCACTTCCTTGAGCGCGCGTCGAAGGTGCAATGGGGCCTGATGATCGCGGTGTTCTGCGTATCCTTCGTGCCCGCCTTGCTCACCCTCGACATCCCCGGCTACGAAGGCCGCAACCTCTTGTTGATTGCCTACCTGGTGATCGTGGTGCAACTGTCAGACGTGCTGCAGTACGTGTGCGGCAAGCTGTTCGGCAAACACAAGATCGCGCCTAACTTGTCACCGTCGAAAACGGTGGAAGGGTTTGTCGGCGGCATCCTCTTGTCATCCCTGATCGGCGCGGCACTGTGGTGGACCACACCGTTCAATCCGTGGCAGTCGTTCCTGATTGCGTTGTTGATCAACTTGCTGGGGTTTGCCGGCGGCATTGTCATGTCGGCGATCAAGCGCGACCGGGGCGTGAAGGACTGGGGGCATATGATCGAAGGGCACGGCGGGATGCTGGATCGGCTGGATTCGGTGTGTTTTGCGGCGCCGATTTTCTTTCATCTTGTGCGCTACTGGTGGACCTGA
- a CDS encoding Lrp/AsnC family transcriptional regulator, translated as MKFDAFDRKILEALQRDGRLSNVQLADEIGLSASPCLRRVRLLEEAGVIRGYQATLDRDGVGLGMMVFVGVKVERHNDTEANAFREAVMALPEVISAFLVSGESDFLLQVVVPDLRGYERFVTGSLLKLPGVRDIRSNFAIQTVKTPGALPLGHLPG; from the coding sequence CTGAAATTCGATGCGTTCGACCGCAAGATTCTAGAGGCCCTGCAACGCGATGGCCGCTTGAGCAATGTGCAACTGGCCGACGAGATCGGCCTGTCCGCCTCACCTTGCCTGCGACGCGTGCGGTTGCTGGAAGAAGCCGGGGTGATTCGCGGCTATCAGGCCACCCTCGACCGCGATGGGGTGGGGTTGGGGATGATGGTGTTCGTGGGCGTGAAAGTTGAGCGGCATAACGACACCGAAGCCAATGCCTTCCGCGAGGCGGTGATGGCATTGCCGGAAGTGATCTCAGCGTTTCTGGTCTCGGGGGAATCGGACTTTTTGCTGCAGGTGGTGGTGCCGGATTTGCGCGGGTATGAGCGGTTTGTCACTGGCAGCCTGCTGAAGCTGCCGGGCGTGAGAGATATCCGCAGCAACTTCGCGATCCAGACCGTGAAAACCCCAGGGGCTTTGCCGCTGGGGCATTTGCCGGGTTGA
- a CDS encoding LysE family translocator has protein sequence MAELWLFLVALSVAYLLPGPDMILLLQTGARQGKALALTTAIGLGLARACHVALAGMGLATLFKVAPWTFDVVRLGGATYLLWLGVQCLRANMLPALDTANTPSTVHAWRAAFQRGLLTNLLNPKALLFCSVLLPQFINPHAGPVAGQFAWLGVILVAVGFAFDCCYALAGARLGQWLARSRSAQRMQQWLFGSLLIGFAVRLTFVQHA, from the coding sequence ATGGCGGAACTCTGGTTATTTCTGGTGGCCCTGTCGGTGGCGTATCTGTTGCCCGGGCCGGACATGATCCTGTTGCTGCAAACCGGCGCGCGCCAGGGCAAGGCCTTGGCGCTGACCACGGCGATTGGCCTGGGGCTGGCCCGCGCGTGCCATGTGGCGTTGGCGGGCATGGGGCTGGCGACGTTGTTCAAGGTCGCGCCGTGGACCTTCGACGTGGTGCGCCTGGGTGGCGCGACCTATCTGTTGTGGCTGGGTGTGCAGTGCCTGCGGGCGAACATGCTGCCGGCCCTCGACACTGCTAATACTCCGTCAACGGTGCATGCCTGGCGCGCAGCGTTTCAGCGCGGTTTGCTGACCAATCTGTTGAACCCAAAGGCCCTGCTGTTCTGCTCGGTACTGCTGCCGCAGTTCATCAATCCGCATGCCGGCCCGGTGGCTGGGCAATTTGCGTGGCTGGGGGTCATCCTGGTGGCAGTCGGTTTCGCTTTCGACTGCTGCTACGCCCTGGCCGGTGCGCGCCTCGGCCAATGGCTGGCACGCAGCCGCTCGGCGCAGCGGATGCAGCAATGGTTATTCGGCAGTCTTTTGATCGGTTTTGCGGTGCGTCTCACCTTTGTGCAACACGCCTGA
- a CDS encoding MG2 domain-containing protein, with translation MFDSFKAISRRIVGALLTVVGAVFGQWHPPLWLRATGRGLANLGSKARAYPRQTGACVLGLVLLAAAGFYGWHWYSNLPQPHTASYSLHKPNLTDYTQQPPVVDNLQVRFGESVAPLAAIGKPVTDGITLNPAVAGTWRWSDDRTLQFVPEKDWPIDAHYTLDLAKKNLLADGVLLDQYSTQFSTQPFRATLAQNELYQDPSNPTLKQLVATFHFSHPVDEDNLRKRVTVTLGKGLAYRDAQLPNRPEITFDEKKLNAYVRSAALATPLESTPVSAKLDEGIKARDGGNASSAPLVAEVTVPGRYRLTFTGAEVSFVDNERGEPEPVLMFSSSSAVADDTIAGKVQAWLLPEKAQDDTRPYNSNEIDDALLARSTKVNLTHVPSVEPLNTLHAFKFKAPAGRAVYVRVPANLEAIGGYLAKNPTASLISMPAYPRTLQFLSDGALLSLNGEKRLGFMARGVPGAHVEIARLLPNQLQHLVDQSSGSFARPNFGNEYFDRMVERQSLDIPLSSNDPAKTVYDNVDLSHYLTANGGRRGIFVLKLSPQDDPAERTFEYEHNSTSDLRFIVVTDLGIIAKRSSDGSHDVYVQSIGNGSPVSDAQVDIIGRNGLPVASGHTDGEGHAHFAKLDELRREKTPLMYVVTRGNDQSFLPIARQSQQLDLSRFDVGGLEEDGAIDRLSAYLFTDRGLYRPGETAHLGMIVRSGNWKGALQGLPVELQITDPRGLEVIRQPLKLSASGFETFDFPSSEVAPAGEYTATLQLIGQKQTRTDLGSVSFKVRDFEPDRMKVSLSLHDTPVQGWIPPDQVVAKVTAMHLFGAPASGRRVTAKMSLSPTLAAFDRYPDYRFRLNDSLEDASTEDLAETTVDDNGQAVLDLNLQRFANSTYRLQVMTQVFEAEGGRNVAAQSALLVSSAPYLVGVKSQDSLSYVAKDAPRQVQWLAVAPDLTPLAVDGLTSEVVEHRYVSVLVKQSNGTYKYESRIKNISQPAQPLVMTAQGAKQTLNTATPGDFTLQLKDANGNLLNQIDYSVAGRGNTSRSLERNAELQLRLDKRSYATGDEIAISIRAPYTGAGLITIERDKVYTQQWFKADSTNSVQHIRVPSGLEGNAYVNVQFVRDMGSAEVYMSPLSYGVVPFSINLDARRMALKVEGPAKIEPGQMLDIKVTADRPGRAVVYAVDEGILQVARYQTPDPLGFFFQKRALEVGTSQILDLILPEFSRLLSGAAPGGDTEGALANHLNPFKRKHQPPVAWWSGLVDLPAGETLLHYQVPDSFNGKLHLFAVAVDSDSVGVSEANTEVRGPIVITPNVPAFVAPGDVFNVSAGVFSNLDAAADVKFELQTSDGLKVQGDKGSTLSLQPRKEGTAEFKIKVGEILGSADLRFVAVLPNGKRIQVAETTSIRPLSEHRVALSLGRFDSASKELKPTRELFSQLRDVQLGVAASPLVWANGLKHYLDDYGYACTEQWVSKAMPALIWGGNAPEAEQAFSSAVRMLRQRQNQAGGFGLWAANPDVAPYASLYATDFLIEAKERGLPVPEDLLVRSNAYLTDLANGPSEGLSELRNRAYASYLLSRQGILVSGALSDIRERYESYFKDTWQNDLGAAYLAASYKLLKQDRQADALFRKIPWRSLVDKWDSDGLYYDPLVHDAEHLHLLARHFPELMDDVPTALLDKLGKRLNEQRYNSLSAALLLRALDNYGQRAQSDMTLKATAWLGDKQQQLLEMAGQPPRAAVPGTTQKLVMEKSDGPAAFYMLSEAGFDKGAKLKPINNGLEIIHEYLDLKGEPVSKVAVGDEFLVRLRLRATDRDQVQQVAVVDLLPGGVEPVYNLPPEPEAASSEEGEGEASEYVEEDSQEADAWQAPIGETELSTWQPDYVDVRDDRVVLYGTALRDVGTFVYRVRATNAGTFNTPPAYAEGMYETTLQGRGKVGQLEITKP, from the coding sequence ATGTTCGATTCGTTCAAAGCGATCAGCCGCCGTATTGTCGGCGCGTTATTGACAGTGGTGGGGGCCGTCTTTGGCCAATGGCATCCGCCGCTTTGGCTGCGCGCTACCGGCCGTGGGTTGGCGAACCTGGGTAGCAAAGCCCGCGCTTATCCGCGCCAGACCGGTGCCTGCGTGTTAGGCCTGGTCCTGCTGGCCGCCGCCGGGTTCTACGGCTGGCATTGGTATTCCAACCTGCCGCAGCCGCACACCGCGAGCTATTCGCTGCACAAACCGAACCTCACCGACTACACCCAGCAGCCGCCGGTTGTGGATAACTTGCAGGTGCGTTTCGGCGAATCCGTGGCCCCGTTGGCGGCCATCGGCAAACCGGTCACCGATGGCATTACCCTCAACCCTGCGGTTGCGGGCACCTGGCGTTGGTCCGACGACCGTACCCTGCAGTTCGTACCTGAGAAAGACTGGCCCATCGACGCCCATTACACCCTGGACCTGGCCAAGAAAAACCTGCTGGCCGACGGCGTGTTACTGGACCAGTACAGCACGCAGTTTTCCACCCAACCGTTCCGCGCCACCCTGGCGCAAAACGAGCTGTACCAGGACCCGTCCAACCCGACGCTGAAACAGCTGGTGGCCACCTTCCATTTTTCCCACCCTGTGGATGAAGACAACCTACGCAAACGCGTAACGGTGACCCTTGGCAAAGGCCTGGCCTACCGCGACGCCCAGTTGCCCAACCGCCCGGAAATCACCTTCGACGAGAAAAAGCTCAACGCCTACGTACGCTCCGCCGCCCTCGCCACGCCCCTGGAAAGCACGCCGGTCAGCGCCAAGCTCGACGAAGGCATCAAGGCCCGCGACGGCGGCAACGCCAGCAGCGCACCGCTGGTGGCGGAGGTCACCGTACCCGGTCGTTATCGCCTGACCTTTACCGGGGCCGAAGTGAGTTTTGTCGACAACGAACGTGGCGAACCGGAACCCGTGCTGATGTTCAGCAGCTCCAGCGCCGTCGCCGACGACACCATCGCCGGTAAGGTTCAGGCCTGGCTGTTGCCGGAAAAAGCCCAGGACGACACGCGCCCCTACAACAGCAACGAGATTGACGACGCCCTGCTCGCCCGCAGCACCAAGGTCAACCTGACCCACGTGCCCAGCGTCGAGCCGCTGAACACCCTGCACGCCTTCAAATTCAAGGCCCCGGCCGGTCGCGCGGTGTACGTACGAGTGCCCGCCAACCTGGAAGCCATCGGTGGCTACCTGGCAAAAAATCCTACGGCGTCGCTGATCAGCATGCCGGCGTACCCACGTACCTTGCAGTTCTTGTCTGACGGCGCCTTGCTCAGCCTCAATGGCGAAAAACGCCTGGGTTTCATGGCCCGTGGCGTGCCCGGCGCCCATGTGGAAATCGCCCGCCTATTGCCCAACCAGCTGCAACACCTGGTGGACCAGAGCAGCGGCAGCTTTGCGCGGCCGAACTTTGGCAATGAGTACTTCGATCGCATGGTCGAGCGTCAGTCTTTGGATATTCCTCTGTCATCCAATGACCCGGCAAAAACCGTCTACGACAATGTGGACCTCAGCCACTACCTCACCGCCAATGGCGGACGTCGCGGTATTTTTGTCCTCAAGCTCAGCCCGCAGGATGACCCCGCCGAGCGTACGTTCGAGTACGAGCACAACAGCACCAGCGACCTGCGTTTTATCGTAGTGACCGACCTCGGCATCATCGCCAAGCGCTCCAGCGATGGCAGCCACGATGTGTATGTGCAGTCCATCGGCAACGGCTCGCCGGTGTCCGACGCCCAAGTCGATATCATCGGTCGCAACGGGTTGCCGGTCGCCAGCGGCCATACCGACGGCGAAGGCCACGCGCATTTCGCCAAGCTGGATGAACTGCGTCGTGAGAAAACGCCACTGATGTATGTGGTCACGCGCGGTAATGACCAGTCGTTCCTGCCCATTGCCCGCCAGTCCCAGCAACTGGATTTGTCGCGCTTCGACGTAGGCGGTTTGGAAGAAGATGGTGCGATTGATCGCCTCAGCGCCTACCTGTTTACCGACCGTGGCTTGTACCGGCCAGGTGAAACTGCGCACCTGGGCATGATCGTGCGCAGCGGCAACTGGAAAGGCGCGCTGCAAGGCCTGCCGGTGGAGCTGCAAATCACCGACCCGCGTGGCCTGGAAGTCATCCGCCAGCCGTTGAAGCTGTCTGCCAGCGGCTTTGAAACCTTTGATTTCCCCAGCAGCGAAGTGGCGCCGGCCGGAGAGTACACCGCGACCTTGCAGTTGATTGGCCAGAAGCAGACCCGCACCGACTTGGGCAGCGTGAGCTTCAAGGTCCGCGACTTCGAGCCGGACCGCATGAAGGTCAGCCTGAGTTTGCATGACACGCCTGTGCAGGGCTGGATTCCACCGGACCAAGTGGTAGCCAAGGTCACCGCCATGCACTTGTTCGGCGCACCGGCGTCCGGCCGTCGCGTGACCGCGAAAATGTCCCTGAGCCCGACGCTCGCGGCGTTTGATCGTTACCCCGATTACCGTTTCCGCCTCAACGACTCCCTGGAAGACGCCAGCACCGAAGACCTGGCCGAAACCACCGTCGACGACAACGGCCAGGCCGTGCTCGACCTCAACCTGCAACGCTTCGCCAACAGCACCTATCGCCTGCAGGTGATGACCCAGGTGTTCGAAGCCGAAGGCGGACGCAATGTGGCGGCGCAGAGTGCCTTGCTGGTGTCATCCGCGCCCTACCTGGTCGGTGTGAAAAGTCAGGATTCGCTGTCGTACGTCGCCAAAGACGCGCCGCGCCAGGTGCAATGGCTGGCTGTCGCGCCAGACCTTACGCCGCTGGCGGTGGACGGCCTGACCAGCGAAGTGGTCGAACACCGTTATGTGTCGGTGCTGGTGAAACAGTCCAACGGCACCTACAAGTACGAGTCGCGCATCAAGAACATCAGCCAGCCGGCGCAGCCACTGGTGATGACCGCGCAAGGCGCTAAGCAGACCCTGAACACCGCAACCCCGGGCGATTTCACTCTGCAACTCAAAGACGCCAACGGCAACCTGCTCAACCAGATCGACTACAGCGTGGCCGGGCGTGGCAACACTTCGCGCTCACTGGAACGCAACGCCGAGCTGCAACTGCGCCTGGATAAACGCAGCTACGCCACCGGTGATGAGATCGCCATCAGCATCCGTGCGCCCTACACCGGCGCCGGCTTGATCACCATCGAACGCGACAAGGTCTACACCCAGCAGTGGTTCAAGGCCGACAGCACCAACAGCGTGCAACATATCCGCGTTCCGTCAGGGCTTGAGGGCAATGCCTACGTCAACGTGCAGTTTGTGCGCGATATGGGTTCGGCCGAGGTGTACATGAGCCCGCTGTCCTATGGTGTGGTGCCGTTCAGCATCAACCTGGATGCGCGACGCATGGCGCTGAAGGTTGAAGGCCCGGCGAAAATCGAGCCGGGGCAGATGCTGGATATCAAGGTCACCGCCGACCGCCCGGGCCGCGCAGTGGTGTACGCGGTAGATGAAGGCATCCTGCAAGTGGCGCGCTACCAGACGCCGGACCCGCTGGGCTTCTTCTTCCAGAAGCGTGCGCTGGAGGTAGGCACCAGTCAGATCCTTGACCTGATCCTGCCGGAATTCAGCCGCCTGCTGAGTGGGGCGGCGCCCGGTGGCGATACGGAAGGCGCCCTGGCCAATCACCTCAACCCATTCAAGCGTAAACATCAGCCGCCCGTGGCGTGGTGGTCTGGGTTGGTAGACCTGCCAGCCGGCGAAACCCTGCTGCATTACCAGGTGCCGGACAGCTTCAACGGCAAGCTGCACCTGTTTGCGGTGGCAGTGGACAGCGACAGCGTCGGTGTCAGCGAAGCCAATACCGAGGTGCGCGGGCCGATCGTGATCACGCCAAACGTACCGGCCTTTGTGGCGCCGGGGGATGTGTTCAACGTCAGCGCCGGGGTGTTCAGCAACCTCGATGCAGCGGCGGACGTGAAGTTTGAACTTCAGACCAGCGATGGCCTGAAGGTACAGGGCGACAAGGGCAGCACGTTGTCACTGCAACCGCGCAAGGAAGGCACGGCCGAGTTCAAGATCAAGGTGGGTGAAATCCTCGGTTCGGCTGACCTGCGCTTTGTCGCCGTATTGCCCAACGGCAAGCGTATCCAGGTGGCGGAAACTACCTCGATCCGCCCGCTGAGCGAACATCGCGTGGCACTGAGCCTGGGCCGTTTCGACAGCGCCAGCAAAGAACTCAAACCTACTCGCGAACTGTTCAGCCAGCTGCGTGACGTGCAACTGGGCGTGGCTGCCTCGCCGCTGGTATGGGCCAATGGCCTCAAGCATTACCTGGATGACTACGGCTATGCCTGCACCGAGCAATGGGTGTCCAAGGCCATGCCGGCGTTGATCTGGGGCGGTAACGCACCGGAAGCCGAACAAGCCTTCAGCAGTGCCGTGCGCATGCTGCGCCAACGCCAGAACCAGGCCGGTGGCTTCGGTTTGTGGGCAGCCAACCCGGACGTGGCGCCGTACGCCAGCCTGTACGCCACCGACTTCCTGATCGAAGCCAAGGAGCGCGGGTTGCCGGTACCGGAAGATCTGCTGGTGCGCTCGAACGCGTATCTGACAGACCTGGCCAACGGTCCTAGCGAAGGCCTGTCGGAATTGCGCAACCGCGCCTACGCCAGTTACCTGCTGAGCCGTCAGGGGATTCTGGTAAGTGGTGCATTGAGCGATATCCGCGAGCGCTACGAGAGCTACTTCAAGGACACCTGGCAGAACGACCTGGGCGCCGCTTACCTGGCTGCCAGCTACAAATTGCTCAAGCAGGATCGCCAGGCCGATGCACTGTTCCGCAAAATCCCATGGCGTTCGCTTGTGGATAAGTGGGACAGCGACGGTTTGTATTACGACCCGCTGGTGCATGATGCCGAACACCTGCACCTGCTGGCGCGCCACTTCCCCGAGCTGATGGACGATGTGCCCACGGCCTTGCTGGATAAACTCGGCAAGCGCCTCAATGAGCAGCGTTACAACTCGCTGTCGGCGGCGCTGTTGCTGCGCGCCCTGGACAACTATGGCCAGCGCGCGCAAAGCGACATGACCCTCAAGGCCACCGCCTGGCTGGGTGACAAGCAGCAGCAATTGCTGGAGATGGCCGGTCAGCCACCGCGCGCCGCCGTGCCAGGCACCACGCAAAAGCTGGTGATGGAAAAATCCGATGGCCCGGCCGCGTTCTACATGCTCAGCGAAGCCGGTTTCGACAAGGGCGCCAAGCTCAAGCCGATCAACAATGGCCTGGAAATCATCCACGAATACCTCGACCTCAAGGGCGAGCCGGTGAGCAAGGTGGCGGTAGGTGATGAGTTCCTGGTGCGCCTGCGTCTGCGTGCTACAGACCGTGATCAGGTGCAGCAAGTGGCCGTGGTCGACTTGCTGCCGGGTGGCGTAGAGCCTGTGTATAACTTGCCGCCGGAGCCGGAAGCCGCCAGCAGTGAGGAAGGTGAAGGCGAAGCGTCCGAATACGTGGAAGAAGACAGCCAGGAAGCGGACGCATGGCAAGCGCCCATCGGCGAAACCGAGCTGAGCACCTGGCAGCCGGACTATGTGGACGTGCGTGATGATCGAGTGGTGTTGTACGGCACTGCGCTGCGCGATGTAGGCACTTTCGTCTACCGTGTGCGCGCCACCAACGCCGGCACCTTCAATACGCCACCGGCCTACGCCGAAGGCATGTACGAAACCACCCTGCAAGGGCGAGGCAAAGTAGGCCAGCTTGAAATTACCAAGCCTTAA
- the pbpC gene encoding penicillin-binding protein 1C: protein MKLPSLKRLTPLLAAAVLLAGLRLWPHAPLEQAVTSSRVVLADDGSLLRMTLADDGQYRLWLPLERMSPSLVEALLLKEDRNFYWHPGINPPALLRAALATYSGGQRQGGSTLSMQLARRLWDLNTRQVPGKLQQMALALWLEARYSKHDILEAYLNLAPMGGNIEGAEAASRIYFGKSAAQLSLSEALALAVIPQQPGRRARFGPSLQNARLRLMADWRETYPQDPRNDSLLDLPLEARNRQQIPFLAPHLSEQLLASQPGNELNSTLNLPLQQLLERLITGFIAERRSTGVENATAILIDSRDQSVKALVGSADYLSTSLHGQVNGVLSRRSPGSTLKPFLYGLALDQGVIHPMSILKDLPSNFGYFQPENFDGSFVGPLTARDALIRSRNIPAVWLASQVKSPSLYGLLQRAGIKGLRDESHYGLALALGGGEMTPEELARLYVMVAGDGRLRPLRYLQEQPQTTGAQLLTPQAAFMVRDMLRRNPRPDGLPGRHWRTAWKTGTSWGFHDAWSAGLVGPYVLVVWVGNFDGRPNPAFIGAKTAAPLFFRIADALPLALPNVVIKPDKPPAGLVRIDICAASGELPNRWCPQTRKTWYIPGVSPIRVSNLHRPVLIDTRTGKAACPPFEAQYTREEVFEFWPSDVQRLYRAAGLPRRTPPNVMKNCQPNRISDQSEAPQIRSPLTQVSYQLRLSQPQESIPLNANAASDAATLYWFADQTLIGQGPPQTTLNWRPGKSGEYRLRVSDDQGRSASRGLRVEFVP, encoded by the coding sequence TTGAAATTACCAAGCCTTAAGCGCCTGACGCCGCTGCTGGCAGCGGCGGTTCTACTGGCGGGGTTGCGGCTGTGGCCCCATGCCCCGCTGGAACAGGCCGTGACCTCGTCACGGGTGGTATTGGCCGACGACGGCTCGCTGCTGCGCATGACGTTGGCGGATGACGGGCAATACCGTCTGTGGCTGCCGCTGGAGCGCATGTCGCCGTCATTGGTCGAGGCCTTGCTGCTCAAGGAAGACCGTAATTTCTACTGGCACCCGGGGATCAATCCCCCGGCGTTGCTGCGCGCAGCCCTGGCCACCTACAGCGGTGGCCAACGCCAGGGCGGGTCGACCTTGAGCATGCAACTGGCGCGGCGCTTGTGGGATCTGAACACCCGCCAAGTGCCAGGCAAGTTGCAGCAGATGGCGTTGGCGCTATGGCTGGAAGCACGCTACAGCAAGCACGATATTCTTGAGGCCTACCTGAACCTGGCGCCCATGGGCGGCAATATCGAGGGCGCCGAGGCAGCGAGCCGCATCTACTTTGGTAAGTCGGCGGCGCAACTGTCGTTGTCCGAAGCGCTGGCGTTGGCGGTGATCCCGCAGCAACCGGGGCGACGTGCGCGCTTCGGGCCGTCATTGCAAAACGCGCGGCTGCGCTTGATGGCTGACTGGCGCGAGACTTATCCACAGGACCCGCGTAACGACAGTTTGTTGGACCTGCCTCTGGAGGCGCGCAACCGCCAGCAGATTCCTTTCCTGGCGCCGCACCTGAGCGAGCAATTGCTGGCATCCCAGCCCGGCAACGAGTTGAACAGCACCCTCAACTTGCCCTTGCAACAGTTACTCGAACGCCTGATCACCGGGTTTATCGCCGAGCGGCGCAGCACCGGTGTGGAAAACGCTACGGCCATCCTGATCGACAGCCGCGACCAGAGCGTCAAGGCGCTGGTAGGGTCGGCGGATTACTTATCCACAAGCCTCCACGGTCAAGTGAATGGAGTGCTGTCGCGACGCTCGCCGGGGTCGACGCTTAAGCCGTTTTTGTACGGCCTGGCGCTGGACCAGGGGGTGATCCACCCGATGAGTATCCTCAAGGATCTGCCAAGTAATTTCGGCTACTTTCAGCCGGAAAATTTCGACGGCAGTTTTGTCGGGCCGCTGACAGCCCGGGATGCGTTGATCCGTAGTCGAAATATCCCGGCGGTGTGGCTGGCCAGCCAGGTTAAGTCGCCGTCCTTATATGGATTGCTGCAGCGCGCCGGTATCAAAGGCCTGCGCGACGAAAGCCACTACGGTCTGGCGTTGGCCCTCGGCGGCGGTGAGATGACCCCGGAAGAACTGGCGCGGCTGTATGTGATGGTGGCCGGTGACGGGCGCTTGCGGCCCTTGCGCTATTTGCAGGAACAGCCCCAGACCACCGGCGCCCAACTGCTAACGCCCCAAGCCGCCTTCATGGTGCGCGACATGCTGCGTCGCAACCCACGCCCGGATGGCTTGCCTGGCCGCCACTGGCGCACCGCCTGGAAAACCGGCACCTCTTGGGGGTTCCATGATGCATGGAGCGCAGGCCTGGTCGGGCCGTACGTGCTGGTGGTGTGGGTGGGCAACTTTGATGGCCGGCCAAACCCGGCGTTTATCGGCGCCAAGACGGCTGCGCCGCTGTTTTTCCGCATCGCCGACGCCCTGCCCCTGGCCCTGCCGAATGTGGTGATCAAACCCGACAAGCCACCCGCCGGACTGGTGCGCATCGACATCTGCGCCGCCTCCGGCGAGTTGCCCAACCGCTGGTGCCCGCAAACCCGCAAGACTTGGTATATCCCCGGCGTCTCGCCGATTCGCGTGTCCAACCTGCACCGCCCGGTGCTGATCGACACCCGCACCGGTAAAGCCGCCTGCCCGCCGTTCGAGGCGCAATACACCCGCGAAGAAGTCTTCGAGTTCTGGCCCAGCGACGTGCAACGCCTGTACCGCGCCGCCGGCCTGCCGCGGCGCACGCCGCCCAACGTGATGAAAAACTGCCAACCCAACCGCATCAGCGACCAGAGCGAAGCGCCGCAGATCCGTTCGCCGCTGACCCAGGTGAGCTATCAGCTGCGCCTGTCCCAGCCACAGGAAAGCATCCCGCTGAATGCCAATGCGGCCAGCGATGCGGCGACGTTGTACTGGTTCGCTGATCAAACCTTGATCGGCCAAGGGCCGCCGCAAACCACGCTGAATTGGCGGCCGGGCAAGTCGGGGGAGTATCGGTTGCGAGTCAGTGATGATCAGGG